The following are from one region of the Synechococcus sp. CBW1108 genome:
- the lysS gene encoding lysine--tRNA ligase — MSDLRETRLEKAAALAALGQGPYGLRFEPTHRAAALQQAHLDLANGEERDVEVSVAGRVMTRRVMGKLAFFTLADESGSIQLFIEKATLDAAFPDAPPPGAFAHLTSLVDAGDLIGVVGSLRRTDRGELSVKLKSWSMLCKSLQPLPDKWHGLADVEKRYRQRYLDLIVSPHTRETFRRRALAVSAMRRWLDEREFLEIETPVLQSVPGGADARPFETHHNALDLPLTLRIATELHLKRLVVGGFERVYELGRIFRNEGVSTRHNPEFTSVEIYQAYADYTDMMLLTEQLLAHVCQQVCGTTLINYQGTAIDLAPPWRRATMHGLVQDATGLDFNAFSSRAEAAAAMAAQGLEVPALADSVGRLLVEAFDQRVEANLIQPTFVLDYPVENSPLARAHRSKPGLVERFELFIAGRETANAFSELIDPVDQRQRLEAQQARRAAGDLEAQAVDEDFLQALEVGMPPTGGLGIGIDRLVMLLTDSPSIRDVIAFPLLRPEARPATMG; from the coding sequence TTGTCGGATCTGCGCGAGACCCGTCTCGAGAAAGCTGCCGCCCTGGCGGCCCTGGGTCAGGGCCCCTACGGTCTGCGTTTTGAGCCCACCCATCGCGCCGCTGCCCTGCAGCAGGCCCACCTGGATCTGGCCAATGGGGAGGAGCGGGACGTTGAGGTGTCCGTTGCGGGCCGGGTGATGACCCGCCGGGTGATGGGCAAGCTGGCCTTCTTCACCCTGGCCGATGAGAGCGGCTCGATTCAGCTTTTCATCGAGAAGGCCACCCTGGATGCGGCCTTTCCTGATGCGCCGCCACCAGGGGCTTTCGCCCACCTCACTTCCCTGGTGGATGCCGGCGACCTGATCGGCGTCGTCGGCAGCTTGCGGCGCACCGACCGGGGCGAGCTTTCGGTGAAGCTCAAGAGCTGGAGCATGCTCTGCAAATCCCTCCAGCCCCTGCCTGATAAGTGGCATGGCCTGGCGGATGTGGAGAAGCGCTACCGCCAGCGCTACCTCGATCTGATCGTGTCGCCCCACACCCGCGAAACCTTCCGCCGTCGGGCCCTGGCGGTGAGCGCCATGCGCCGCTGGCTGGATGAGCGCGAGTTTCTGGAGATCGAAACTCCGGTGCTGCAGAGCGTGCCCGGCGGTGCCGACGCCCGGCCCTTCGAAACCCACCACAACGCCCTCGATCTGCCCCTCACCCTGCGCATCGCCACCGAGCTCCACCTCAAGCGGCTGGTGGTGGGGGGCTTTGAGCGGGTCTACGAGCTGGGCCGGATTTTCCGCAACGAGGGGGTGAGCACCCGCCACAACCCCGAGTTCACCTCGGTGGAGATCTACCAGGCCTACGCCGACTACACCGACATGATGCTGCTCACCGAGCAGCTCCTGGCCCATGTGTGCCAGCAGGTGTGCGGCACCACCTTGATCAACTACCAGGGCACCGCAATCGATCTGGCCCCCCCCTGGCGGCGGGCCACCATGCACGGGCTGGTGCAGGACGCCACCGGGCTCGACTTCAACGCCTTCAGCAGCCGTGCCGAGGCGGCCGCGGCGATGGCCGCCCAGGGGCTGGAGGTGCCGGCCCTGGCCGATTCGGTGGGGCGCCTGCTGGTGGAAGCCTTTGACCAGCGGGTCGAGGCAAACCTGATCCAGCCCACCTTCGTGCTCGATTACCCGGTGGAGAATTCACCCCTGGCCCGGGCCCATCGCAGCAAGCCGGGGCTGGTGGAGCGCTTCGAGTTGTTCATCGCCGGCCGCGAGACCGCCAATGCCTTCAGCGAACTGATCGACCCGGTGGACCAGCGCCAGCGCCTGGAGGCCCAACAGGCCCGTCGGGCCGCCGGCGACCTGGAAGCCCAGGCGGTGGATGAGGATTTTCTCCAGGCCCTGGAGGTGGGCATGCCCCCCACCGGGGGTCTGGGGATAGGCATCGATCGGCTGGTGATGCTGCTCACCGACAGCCCCTCGATCCGCGATGTGATCGCCTTCCCGCTGCTGCGCCCTGAGGCGCGGCCGGCCACAATGGGATAA